In the genome of Persephonella sp. KM09-Lau-8, one region contains:
- a CDS encoding segregation/condensation protein A: MNTEKVEKHPFDIVLKLMINGEIDPWNVDIVELADKYLQEIKKMHIPDLRLASKALAAAALLLKMKADALDLGKEEETEEKISRKRVFGIKRFYTIDEIAHVLKKYIAPVIEFKPKRKYTRRKGYKRKPKTLEIPLFHATLEETIEALEKEFEQLEGFITLSELNHPNKAQAFVALLFLNYEGVINIYQEEEFGEIYIEKNQQKLQKIA; this comes from the coding sequence ATGAACACAGAAAAAGTAGAGAAACATCCTTTTGATATTGTTTTGAAACTAATGATAAATGGTGAGATTGACCCGTGGAATGTTGATATAGTTGAACTGGCAGATAAGTATCTTCAGGAAATAAAAAAGATGCACATTCCAGACCTTAGACTTGCTTCAAAAGCCCTTGCAGCTGCTGCATTGCTACTTAAAATGAAGGCTGACGCTTTAGACCTTGGGAAAGAGGAAGAGACAGAAGAAAAAATTTCCAGAAAAAGAGTTTTTGGTATAAAAAGATTTTACACAATTGATGAGATTGCACACGTGCTTAAGAAATATATAGCCCCTGTAATTGAGTTTAAGCCAAAAAGGAAATACACCAGAAGAAAAGGCTACAAAAGAAAACCTAAAACACTTGAAATTCCTCTATTCCATGCAACACTGGAGGAAACTATAGAAGCCCTTGAAAAAGAGTTCGAGCAGCTTGAAGGATTTATAACCCTTTCTGAGCTGAATCATCCAAATAAGGCACAGGCATTTGTTGCCCTTTTATTCCTGAACTACGAAGGTGTAATAAATATTTATCAGGAAGAAGAGTTTGGAGAAATATATATAGAGAAAAACCAGCAAAAACTACAAAAAATAGCTTAA